The following are from one region of the Variovorax sp. V213 genome:
- a CDS encoding glycerophosphodiester phosphodiesterase, translating into MRSLPFALAATAALGLAACGTTGPGSSNKLLTLDGQPPLVIAHRGASGYLPEQTLEAYARAIELGADVIEMDLVSTKDGVLIARHDPNLGISTDVAKHPRFASRKKTIKVDGETQTGWFSNDFTLAEIKTLGGISTDAERPQEFNGKFKVVTFQEIIDFAKAKSKETGRTIAIYPETKNPTYFRELGLPMEDKVIAAVNAAGWNSKTAPIYVQSFEPGSLKYMKSKGLNTRLIQLIDGDSVDLKTGAVTFAVPSDRPYDWTKAGDKRNFDAMVTPAGLAEIKTYADGIGPWKRYIVSVKGTIGADGKPVDVNKDGKINDADATSVAPTTLVADAHKAGLFVHPFTFRNESRRLAADYGNDGKNEYAVYYRLGVDGVFTDFTDTALAARADYLKSIGR; encoded by the coding sequence ATGCGCAGCCTTCCTTTCGCCCTCGCCGCGACCGCCGCCCTTGGCCTGGCCGCCTGCGGCACCACCGGCCCCGGTTCGTCCAACAAGCTGCTGACGCTCGACGGCCAGCCGCCGCTGGTCATTGCGCACCGCGGCGCTTCCGGATACCTGCCGGAGCAGACGCTCGAAGCCTATGCGCGCGCCATCGAGCTCGGCGCCGACGTGATCGAGATGGACCTGGTCTCCACCAAGGACGGCGTGCTCATCGCGCGGCACGACCCCAACCTGGGCATCAGCACCGACGTGGCCAAGCACCCCCGCTTCGCCTCGCGCAAGAAGACCATCAAGGTCGACGGCGAAACCCAGACCGGCTGGTTCAGCAACGACTTCACGCTGGCCGAGATCAAGACGCTGGGCGGCATTTCCACCGACGCCGAGCGGCCGCAGGAGTTCAATGGCAAGTTCAAGGTCGTGACCTTCCAGGAGATCATCGATTTCGCCAAGGCCAAGTCGAAGGAAACCGGCCGCACCATCGCGATCTACCCGGAGACCAAGAACCCGACCTACTTCCGCGAGCTCGGGCTGCCGATGGAAGACAAGGTCATCGCGGCCGTCAACGCCGCCGGCTGGAACAGCAAGACCGCGCCCATCTACGTGCAGTCCTTCGAGCCGGGCAGCCTCAAGTACATGAAGAGCAAGGGCCTGAACACCCGGCTCATCCAGCTCATCGACGGCGACAGCGTCGACCTGAAGACCGGCGCCGTGACCTTTGCCGTGCCGAGCGACCGCCCCTACGACTGGACCAAGGCCGGCGACAAGCGCAATTTCGACGCCATGGTCACGCCCGCCGGCCTGGCCGAGATCAAGACCTATGCCGACGGCATCGGCCCGTGGAAGCGCTATATCGTGAGCGTCAAGGGCACCATCGGCGCCGACGGCAAGCCGGTGGACGTCAACAAGGACGGCAAGATCAACGACGCCGACGCCACCTCCGTCGCGCCCACCACGCTCGTTGCCGATGCGCACAAGGCGGGGCTGTTCGTGCATCCGTTTACCTTCCGCAACGAGTCGCGCCGGCTCGCGGCCGACTATGGCAACGACGGCAAGAACGAGTACGCGGTGTATTACAGGCTCGGCGTGGACGGGGTGTTCACCGACTTCACCGACACCGCGCTGGCTGCGCGCGCCGACTACTTGAAGAGCATCGGCCGCTGA
- the argE gene encoding acetylornithine deacetylase, giving the protein MPHTLSPQSLALAQTLVRMNTVSANSNLQLIDLAQSHLAALGVKSRITYNAERTKANLFATLGEGKPAGVIISGHTDTVPWDGQDWSVDPLSATVQDERLYGRGSADMKSFIAIALSNARRFLESDSPFAVHFAFSYEEEIGCFGVKELIADMRDAGIKPIACIVGEPTSMVPAIAHKGVYRYRCCVRGKEAHSSLTPHSVNAIEMAARVVGKVRDMAEDFERSEPRYDGFDVPFSTASVGQFHGGIADNVVPRDAEFRYEFRDLPTADAKKMQEEVVSYAGSLEASMKKVAPDAGFRFETICEIPSFLGAAGDPVTQLAQRLSGEERTTLVAFGTEAGLFKNAGIPTVVCGPGSINQAHQPDEFVSLEQLGRCELFMERLASTPKIG; this is encoded by the coding sequence ATGCCCCATACGCTTTCCCCTCAAAGCCTCGCGCTGGCCCAGACGCTGGTGCGCATGAACACCGTCAGCGCAAACAGCAACCTCCAGCTGATCGACCTCGCGCAAAGCCACCTGGCCGCCCTGGGCGTGAAGAGCCGCATCACCTACAACGCCGAACGCACCAAGGCCAACCTGTTTGCCACGCTCGGCGAAGGCAAGCCGGCCGGCGTCATCATTTCGGGCCACACCGACACGGTGCCCTGGGACGGTCAAGACTGGAGCGTCGATCCGCTCTCCGCCACGGTGCAGGACGAGCGCCTCTATGGGCGCGGCTCGGCCGACATGAAGAGCTTCATCGCGATTGCGCTGTCCAATGCCAGGCGTTTTCTGGAAAGCGATTCGCCCTTCGCGGTGCATTTCGCCTTCAGCTATGAAGAGGAGATCGGCTGCTTCGGCGTGAAGGAACTCATTGCCGACATGCGCGATGCCGGCATCAAGCCCATCGCCTGCATCGTGGGCGAGCCCACCAGCATGGTGCCGGCCATCGCGCACAAGGGCGTGTACCGCTACCGCTGCTGCGTGCGCGGCAAGGAGGCGCATTCGTCGCTCACGCCGCACTCGGTCAACGCCATCGAGATGGCCGCGCGCGTGGTCGGCAAGGTGCGCGACATGGCCGAAGACTTCGAGCGCAGCGAGCCGCGCTACGATGGCTTCGACGTGCCCTTCAGCACCGCGAGCGTGGGCCAGTTCCACGGCGGCATCGCCGACAACGTGGTGCCGCGCGACGCCGAGTTCCGCTACGAATTCCGCGACCTGCCGACCGCCGACGCCAAGAAGATGCAGGAAGAGGTCGTCTCCTATGCCGGCAGCCTCGAAGCGTCGATGAAGAAGGTGGCGCCCGACGCGGGCTTTCGCTTCGAGACCATCTGCGAGATTCCGAGCTTCCTCGGCGCGGCGGGCGATCCGGTCACGCAGCTCGCGCAGCGCCTTTCGGGTGAAGAGCGCACCACGCTGGTGGCTTTCGGCACCGAGGCGGGCCTGTTCAAGAACGCCGGCATCCCCACCGTGGTGTGCGGCCCTGGCAGCATCAACCAGGCGCACCAGCCCGACGAGTTCGTGAGCCTCGAGCAGCTGGGGCGCTGCGAGCTGTTCATGGAGCGCCTCGCGTCGACGCCCAAGATCGGCTGA